From the Deltaproteobacteria bacterium genome, the window AGCAGCTCGGTTCAGTTCCTGCAGTTGCTGAGAAGTATGGCGACGCCATGGACGTGAAGAAGCTTTGGTGGAATCCCCATGACACTGCCTACGCTGACCTTAACGATATCGCCGGTGAAAACGGTGTAACCAGCAGCCCAATGTTCATCCTCTATAAGGACGGTGAAATCGTGAAGTCTGGTTATGGATTCCCTGATGAAACAGGTGCGGGCCTTGAGGACTTCCTTAAGGGACATATCGAGGAACCTGCAGTAGCTTAAGCGGATCTCAATCCTTTCAATAAAAAAACAGGGCTCGGGTGTATCTGATATACTCGGGCCTTTCTTGTTTCAGCATTGTCCAGATCTTTAATAGAGCCCAACAGGCTCCAGTCTGATGACTGCCGGTTTGGATTTGATTTCTCTTCATTTCAGCTAAGCCCCTAGCTGATTGCATCGACACGAGTCCCGATATAGCTCTTTTTTCGAAGTCAGCGAATGACGTTAAAATGGCAACGAAAATGTTAGATAGAATATCCTCAGTTCGTAGTTGCTAAACATCGGCCCGTTGTGACATGCCGCACAACGCTCATCGAAAAAGGACACCAGGCCGGTTTTTTTCTGAGCGGTGAGCAGCTCAGTATCGCCGCGCATCCACCTGTCGAAACGGCTACTCCTCCCGACAAACGTAAATCAGGCGTTTTCCCCTTCGCGGGAGGGGCGTAACAAGTGGTGGCTGAGGATGGCTCTGTTCGTAATGAAATAGCGCTTGCATTTTTTAAGAAAGCCGACCGGACGTATGCTTTGGCTATACAGATCACATGTATTGAAGTTATATCTAGCACGCCCTAAATGGTAAGGAATCGCTCGTTTGGACGAGCTTGGTTTCTTAGTGATGACGGATAAATATCCAACAACCCTTCTTGGATTTGTTCCGGTACTCGAATAGAAAAAGACTTTTTAGCAGGATAAAGCATAGGTCTCAGGTCGGTCTATTTCGTTCAATGATGCCGCTCAAAACGATATTTTATGGTATCTACTTCTACCGTCGACTCATTTTAGCTAAGCGGTAGCTCACCAAACCAGATTTGCTCTCAAAAATGATAAAGGGGCCCAGCCACTGCGCCGCTGCTGGAAAAAAATCGTAGGCTAGATCCTCAAAGGTTGTATGATAGGACTGTTTTACGAAATGCTCCAAGAGGAAGGTCGGTCCAAGTTCATGCGTCAGGTTATTAATCTTATCGTCGTCAGCTTATTGGGCAGCGGTCTCTTATCTTCCTGTTCAGAGACGTCACTTCAGAAAGAAGTCGGCGCCGATGACGATGGTCATACAGCGCCAACGAAACATACGCTCCAATTTCAAGCGCAAGTTGAACAAAAACTAAATCTCGAAGACCAGGACGACTTTCAAGATGCGAACCGAGGCCTGGTTGCGCGTTCTGAGCAAGTTATCGTGAAAGATTCGCTTGGCAAGGTTGTTTGGGACTTAGGCCAATATGATTTTATTAATGGGAAGGCTCCGGGCAGCGTAAACCCAAGTCTGTGGCGCCAAGCAACCCTCAACAATATTCACGGCCTCTTTAAAGTCACCGATGGAATTTATCAGGTTCGTGGATACGACCTTTCAAATCTAACCATCATCGAGGGTAAGACCGGTTGGATTATTGTCGACACGCTCACAGCGACGGAAACAGCCAAGGCGGCCATGGATTTGGCTAGGAAGCATCTGGATAACGAAGATGGAAAGAAACCAATCAAGGCAATTATCTATACCCACAGTCATATAGATCATTTTGGTGGTGTGTTGGGTGTTATCTCTTCGGAGCAAGCCCAAGCCGATGGTGTACGTATCATTGCACCTCATGGCTTTACTGAAGAAGCCACCAGCGAAAATATCTTGGTGGGTCTTGCTATGGGACGCAGGGCAACCATGATGTATGGCAAGCATCTGAGCCGCAGTAAGCGGGGACATGTGGGTTCGGGTTTGGGTAAGTCACCGGCGTATGGAACTTTTACGTTTCTTGAGCCAACCGAAATTATCGACCAAACACCACAAACGCTTGAAATAGATGGTTTGAAGTTTGTGTTTCAATTCGCGCCAGAGTCAGAAGCTCCAGCAGAGTTGACTTTTTACCTGCCAGAGAAAAAAGCGTTTTGCGGGGCGGAGCTGGTTTCACGCAACATGCACAATCTTTATACCTTGCGGGGTGCGAAGGTACGTGATGCCCTGAAGTGGAGCGGTTATATTCACGAGGTTCGCGGGCTTTTTCCAG encodes:
- a CDS encoding thioredoxin family protein, which encodes RMQSWKFIQKLRIIEKSIENRAAAGGEAFYPYDARAMMTINSTEFNANHTIDTRAEFNETVIEASYDKPVLVKYGLTYCAHCMLLEQLGSVPAVAEKYGDAMDVKKLWWNPHDTAYADLNDIAGENGVTSSPMFILYKDGEIVKSGYGFPDETGAGLEDFLKGHIEEPAVA
- a CDS encoding MBL fold metallo-hydrolase yields the protein MRQVINLIVVSLLGSGLLSSCSETSLQKEVGADDDGHTAPTKHTLQFQAQVEQKLNLEDQDDFQDANRGLVARSEQVIVKDSLGKVVWDLGQYDFINGKAPGSVNPSLWRQATLNNIHGLFKVTDGIYQVRGYDLSNLTIIEGKTGWIIVDTLTATETAKAAMDLARKHLDNEDGKKPIKAIIYTHSHIDHFGGVLGVISSEQAQADGVRIIAPHGFTEEATSENILVGLAMGRRATMMYGKHLSRSKRGHVGSGLGKSPAYGTFTFLEPTEIIDQTPQTLEIDGLKFVFQFAPESEAPAELTFYLPEKKAFCGAELVSRNMHNLYTLRGAKVRDALKWSGYIHEVRGLFPETEVYFASHHWPMWGREDIDLFLEHQADNYKYIHDQSVRMINEGYNGAEIAERMNVPEVLSQQFYNRGYYGTVKHNSKAVYQNYMGWYDANPANLNPLPASDSAKRYVKLMGGADKLLAAAQADFDKGDYRWVAEILNKLVFAEPANVSAKELLAKTYDQLGYQAESGPWRDVYLSAAKELREGKPDEQLDPSLMAGILQEAPSEYFMDAISVNLNGDAAAGANYVFNFTLTDTDENFVFRIRNGVFHYAKNRPVEGANASIQISRTLFLEVITKKAEGTDLFGDEFQVEGSKIDLLRFLAMLKKPDGNFNVVTP